The DNA region TCTCCCGTCCCGCAACTGATTTTCAGGATCGTCTTGACTTGATCTATGCCACACACACCTCTCATCATTCCTAACTCATAGGATATACCCGTTCACCACTCGAAGGGTATTTAGGTCTTCATGCATATTTCTCGtcaaccgctctgataccaattgttggaaTTGTGTGAACCCATatccaactctatttatccgattagtacgatattgtccattttGGGCCTAATAggcaagcccgcatggatttacttttggtttccgttccaaaaggcctcgtactaattagagttggacttctctttatatattagacactccttgtctaattctccaatgtgggacttagttTGATATCTCACATCCAGAAGGTATTCTCGGCGTTGAGCTCAAGGCCGGTTCAATAATTTTGtgggtcaaaaaaaaaaaaaaaatttgtgggtcttgaaaaaaaaattgaattcctaaaaacataactatttattaaaagtgtaatagatatttttaaaaatattaaaaataacttttaatagaattaagttaattataaaaaaatgttttaataaaatatttttggatcttttaattaatttcttacataaaaatacatgtccttttacaaaataaaaatacatatgttttcaaaaaaaatcatatatattttttaattagtgttatatacttatatgtaaacataattcatatctttttattataaatgtaaaaaaaaatagatgttcAAAATCTTATGAAGGTATTCTCGGAGCAGAGCTCACGGAAAAGTTCAGGAAGCAGTCGGAGAGATTCGGCACGACTTTCTTCACGGAGACGGTGACTAAAGTCGACTTCATGTCGAAGCCGTTTAAGCTGTTCACAGACTCCAGAGCCGTTCTTGCCGACGCCGTGATTCTCGCTACGGGAGCTGTGGCCAAGCGGCTTAGTTTCCCTGGCTCTGGTGAAGGCTCAGGAGGTTTCTGGAACCGTGGAATTTCGGCGTGTGCTGTCTGCGACGGAGCTGCTCCTATATTCCGTGACAAACCTCTGGCGGTTATCGGGGGAGGCGACTCGGCGATGGAAGAGGCCAACTTCCTCACCAAGTATGGCTCCAACGTGTATATAATCCATAGGAGAGACGCTTTTAGAGCCTCTAAGATTATGCAGCAGAGAGCTCTGGCTAATCCTAAGATCGACGTGATATGGAACTCGACGGTTGTGGAGGCTTACGGTGACGTGGAGAGAGGCGTTCTTGGAGGGTTGACGGTGAAGAATGTGGTCAGTGGAGAGGTTTTGGATTTGAAAGTTTCTGGATTGTTCTTTGCGATTGGTCATGAGCCAGCAACGAAGTTTCTTGATGGTGCGGTTAAGCTTGATTCAGATGGCTATGTGGTGACGAAGCCCGGTTCTACACAGACTAGTGTTGCCGGAGTTTTTGCCGCCGGGGATGTCCAGGACAAGAAGTACAGGCAGGCGGTAACAGCTGCGGGAACTGGTTAGTTCTCTAATTCTTCCATATCTTTGTAATGATAAGAGTTGTGTTTCTAAACGAAATTGTTGTAACAAGTGGCATTAGCTCGTAGACATGATCGATTGGCGTTTGAGagaaactaatattatatgatttatttttgtgtcATTAAAATTATAGGCCTGCGTTTAGACCCACCCTCTTGGTAATCTAAAGAAAAGGTTATTGTTAGTTACTTTAAATGTTAAGCTATTTGAATTTGTGTTAAATGTGTGTTTAATTTTAAGCTACTCTGCAACCTTGTGGCTTCCATTGCGAggaacaaatttgttttcatgAACTCGACATCATGTTCTTTGAAATTTGATGCAAGCTAAGGTTTTGTGTTTGGAGTGTGTTGTTTTGCTTGGATTAGCAGTTAGTAGAGAACATTATTTGTTACATTCTCACTCGGTTTAGTTATGTGTATAAAACACTAATTGTCATCACAACTCGTTTGATTGATTGTGTAGGATGCATGGCAGCTTTGGATGCGGAGCATTACTTACAAGAGATTGGATCTCAGCAAGGTATAGAGTGATAGATTGACAAAATGATCAGATCAAGCGTTGGTGAATAATATAGCTAACTGTTGCTAATGCAAATATATCCAGTAATATGATTTGAGCCATGCAAGACCTAGACATGATTTGTCCAAAACTACTTACTAATGCAAATTAAAATACTAACACAAAAATGTGTTTGTAGAAATGGTTAATGTACGCATATTTTAACCGCAACGCTTAACTAACTAGCAGAAAAATATGAAGCATATAAAATTTGCAAAACTATAGCACATTCGAGCATATAAACTTCTGctagtttttaataatttaatatgatgTTTAGTCTTCTATAGTGTTTAACCTGCaatgattaatataatttgttttgtctttgatttATTGATTGAGTCCGTAgaagaaattaaattaaaacagtTACTATCCAATTAACGTGGACTGCATTTTTCATTCAAGGCACCATATCCCTTAGTTGCTGAGTCAAAAACTTGTGTTTAAACTTTAAATGGATAAGACTTCCTGATACACTTGAATGTATTAGATGTAATTGTTCACAAGTCTCTGAAATCAAATGAACTCCACTCGTGACAGTAGTGACAGTAAAACAAGTCTCTGAAACCTTTTATTTAGGATGCAAGCAGCAAGCTTCCAGCAACATGCCAAACGTGAGTCTCTAATCTCTCAGTAAAAGCAGTAGTGGTTAGAGTAATTTGTTCAGCTTAAAAGATCTAAATTTAATGTGCTTTCTTTAGTGCAACTCGTGTGTATTCTCCAATACACTACAAGAGATTTGCCATGATGAGGCCGGTAAAAAGTTAAGATAGAATAGTTAAAAGGGATATGTATAATGTGAACACTGAAAATAAGTAGGAAAAAGGTTAGCGAAAACTAAGTCATTTGAGGGATGAAGGCGAATCTTTAGACTATGTATCACGTTATTGACTATGACAAAAGATAGTTAGGAGGAAAGTatctatatatgttaaaaatataaatacactTATTTTCTAATGTACTTTAAACCTCGGACCATCCTCTCTATCtaaattttactttattctACAGAGATTTTTAGTTGATTGGATGTATATATTCGTGAATTCATCTCCATCTAAGAAGAAAATATTCGCGAAAGCAAACCTCCACTTACCACTATACATATTATACGCTAATAAGTAAAAACCAAATGACTATCAaagaaagtgaaaaataaaagttgGAAATATTTTATAGTACTTTACGTACTATAAATACTTCTTTGAGAATATTTATCAAAGAAATTACGTTCTGTCATAGAcaagaaaatacataaaaagTTGGATAACATTGAGTTATTTGTAGAAGACAAAGAACATTAAAAAGCAAagttaaatgattaaaaaagtgttttataattttcattttggagaaaaggaaagagaaaaagataagGCACAAGATTCCATTAAGTGAAACTGAAAGGTTGGATAATATTGGGGCTTGTCATGCGTTTCTAGTGTCATGAGTTGGGTGGTACGTTTATCGTTTCGTTTCAAATATTCCTCTTTCATCTCCACCTTTATCACTTTAGTTTTATTccagcatatatatatacaaatgatGTTAGTCTGGCTGCATTTGATCGTCTGCAACTGGGTTAAACCCaagatacaaataataaaaatggatGAAGGTATGTGGAACCTATAATCCACGATTACAAAttaatgtgtgtgttttaactTGTCGATATCAACGTGTGAAATTAGTTAGATTCCCACACAAgtaaccatttaaaaaaaagtgtGAATATAACTATCTGTATCTATAGAAGCAATCTCAATGGTAGTTTTTACCATGTCATGTAATTCTCAAATTACATTTtaatgtctatatatatataattatttaactaagagtagtttaaaatttttggaAACTCAACCAATGATATGTCAAATTAGAATTGACGTTGCAGTAGCTATGCATGATGGTGAATGGGATGTTGTGTCATGTGTGTGCCGTCAACTTTATGTTTGTTCCACAGGGAGTAGTTAGCagatattttcagatattttgttAAATCAACAAATGCTTTGTGCATTAATTTATCCTCATCAACTCGCAATCTTGCGATCACAAAATGACCAAAAATTTCTATAAACTCGTCAATAATAAGTACGTCAATCCACAAATAGAAAAGCTTCTATAAGCGTGAAAGAACCTAACACATTAATTTCAACTCGTTTAAGTTTGTTTTGTCAACTTCCtaatttgtgtttttatgttgatattttgagatattttgagaaaatattGTCCGGTACGCACAATTCTGTGGGATTGTATGATGGAAGTTTATTTCaactttgaaaataaataatattctctccattccaaaatacttgaagtTTTAGAGTATTgcataacaaataaaaaaattgtcttttatctaaaaatatgattaaaatataatttaaaattatttgagtAATTAcaaatcatattataaaatattattggttacacaatttttgataaaactaaaagttatattgaaatatgaaaacatcatctatttgaaacatcaaaatctTCCTTAAACATCATCTATCTAGAAACAGAGGGAATAAATACATTTGTGACATGTTATGTGATCAATTTGTATAATTGTTCTATACTTCCTTCACGTTATAGAATCAAATACCGTAAGTCTGtaactttgtatatataatatggtcACTGAAAGAAAACCAACTTTtattttagcaaaagaaaaaaccgACTTgtaaatttagcaaaaaaaaaacttttaaatttctcTGCTCATTCGAATTGACTGAGAGAGTGTCATCCTTATTTACAATTACAGGGAAAGGAGATGAGACCATACATCTTTCTTTGACTCATAACTAAAATAAGgaagatttttaaatttactcacacatttatttattttagtttattctTTGTAACTATTTAACTATTACAATCAGTACTGTCTACACACTAAATTTACTTACACTAAATTGGACTTAACTTTTTTTCGCTAAAATAATTGGACTTAACTTTGGCTAAccatcaaacaaaataattgcTAACTCCTctctttcataatataagtagTTTTAGCACACAAAAAAGTTTCacaatataaatagttttaatattttaatgtaacatttatattttatatgtattgaATATTGAGTGACTAATTAAATTatgtagatttttttataattagtggaagttatatattaaataatatttttagcaAGCAACCAATTTTTGTAGATATTAgtgttttaaataaaactaactaCAATTTGAACATTTCAAGGAAAAAAACTACAATTTGAAACATAGGAAAGTAGTAATTTATTACTTGTGCAGTTACTTTTTCATAAAGATTGAATCACTTTACTAACAAAGATTAATTTGTAGTTAGTCATCTGTCGGAAAAAGATAAACGACCAATCACTTGCTAGATACTTTGCCAAACATTACACGGAAATTAAGGGAATAGTACATACTTACTTTTCAGTTCCAAATATCTTTTTGagtctttattctttttttggGCTCTGTGCTCACACGGATTCACACGACCAACTCTTTTGTCAGTGCTCGTGTTGTCCAAATCAATTAAATCATttctttaaaattaattttatgcaAATTGTGAGTTTCTGGGAAAGAAATTAACATGTCGTACTTGTAAATATGAATCTAACTGGTTCAGATTCAGAACATCGTTACAGTCTTACAGAGGATAAAAATCGAAGTAACTAAAAGACCTCTCTAGTTAATTAATACTTTACTTCTCTTTAATTATTGACCGATTATTTttcacaaattataaaataaagaaagcaaaaaaaaaaaaatttacggAAGAAAAGCAGGAATAATGGTGGAACTGAACTGTGAAGGATGTTGATGAGGAGGAGGCTGATCTTTGACCTGAGTCTCCGCCGTGGAAGCGCGGTGTCCACACCGATCACACTTCACCGGAACCAAAATTCTACGACAAGAAGGGCACGAGGACCGAGAAGTCAACCATTTGTCTATGCACGCTACGTGGAAGGCGTGGCTACAGAGCGGCAAGATCCTGATCTCTTCTCCGTCTGAAAACTCCGTCAAGCATATGGCGCACTCGGTGGATGATTCTCCCTCTCCAGAGGAGGAGCTCGGCGAGTCTGCCGCGGTCATGAAGGTTGACTTATTTCTTGAGACCTTTGTTCGGCGGCGGAGTTTCTCCTACGGCGGAGGAATCAACGCCGGCGAGACGGCGGATCCAGGCGCATCGAGCTGCTACACCTAAGCCGGCTACGCATATGAGAGCGCAGAGAAGAGCTGAGAGGATCACAACCATGTCGGTTTCCGCGGCTAGAACATCTTCCGGCGGTGGCGGTGGCGGCGGCGACGTCGTCGCAGTTCCAAGGAATCTAGAGGAGCGTGTCATGTTGTTTCAAAACTTGAGTGTTTGAAGAGAGAGATAAAACGTGAGTGGTgaagagaaagaggaagaaaTAATATCTTTGTTGTttagagaggaagaagaatctGATCCAATTAGTAATAATAGAGACACACACATACACATCTatacttatatacatatatgtctAATTGCAGGTAattaaatagtataaataaatatttattaaattcatGTCATATCGGCAGAAAAGTTAgtatgaaaagaaaagaaaagaaaaaaagtagtTTTACAAAACTTCtacaaaagaattttaaaaaggaGACTGGAGTATCCATAAAGCTGAACATATTTGCATCTTTACTAAGagtaaaatattgatttatctagctttgatgttttaaaatctTCTTAATTTGTTAAGTTCATtgtagtatatttttttaactttgaatATTTAGATGTGTTTTTTCATCgggaggtttttttttttgatcaaacatcTGGAGGTTTTTATTGACAGTATTGTTggataaaaaaacagaaaatgcCAGAATCATTATAAAAGAACTAATTCATGGTTATCAGAAagtaaactttttgaaaaatgataaataattataaaattttctaatgaAAAATTACACTGtgaccaaaatatctaaaacatcCATTGTAAGCAGCATgagataaaaaaagttttttcatagtttcaaGCCGATGATCGGAGGCTTATTCAGCTCCGACATCGGCTTGTTTAATTCGTTTTGCATCTCTTTTTGGATCTGTTTTGTTTCTAGTCGTTGTTTTATTgccaatttattttgaatttggcaaaattttttattgttcttttgtatGCTTCTTCCAATTGGTTTGGAAAGACAAAACTTTCGGTTCAGTTGAATTATTTAGAAAAGTTAATTGACAGATCTACTGCGGATGGTGGCAACGGGTCTTACCGGCCTCAATCGTTGATGGTTCTTCATTCGATGGTGATGGAATTCTTGCTGCAAACTATGGTTACTTCGAAAAGCAGCATGAAGTTCTATGGAACGGTAATCTCTTTGACTCTGATAATAGAGCAAAATAGAGAGTTGTCTTATCTCGGTGGCTCCTACTGgagtaataaaaagagaatgacAATCGTTTTTAACTCACTCTGAAGCGTGGTGCTTTTGGATTAATATGAAGGTTATCTCCTTTGAAATTCGTCTATtccagaagcaaatatgaagcttttatatgaaaaatctttagTCATTCATACGCAAAATAgatgtgttagtttattttggatCCCTACTAGTGTA from Raphanus sativus cultivar WK10039 chromosome 8, ASM80110v3, whole genome shotgun sequence includes:
- the LOC108821616 gene encoding thioredoxin reductase 1, mitochondrial-like; translation: MNCMHRSRFLIKSLLSRARTITRLGSTLSQPQRPPSLSSPVMSRLETHTTRLCIVGSGPAAHTAAIYAARAELKPLLFEGWMANDIAPGGQLTTTTDVENFPGFPVCSKSYEGILGAELTEKFRKQSERFGTTFFTETVTKVDFMSKPFKLFTDSRAVLADAVILATGAVAKRLSFPGSGEGSGGFWNRGISACAVCDGAAPIFRDKPLAVIGGGDSAMEEANFLTKYGSNVYIIHRRDAFRASKIMQQRALANPKIDVIWNSTVVEAYGDVERGVLGGLTVKNVVSGEVLDLKVSGLFFAIGHEPATKFLDGAVKLDSDGYVVTKPGSTQTSVAGVFAAGDVQDKKYRQAVTAAGTGCMAALDAEHYLQEIGSQQGIE